From Sus scrofa isolate TJ Tabasco breed Duroc chromosome 18, Sscrofa11.1, whole genome shotgun sequence, a single genomic window includes:
- the LOC100622670 gene encoding uncharacterized protein LOC100622670 isoform X1 has translation MGGEQKIGGQGRTFLQRGVVPGQQLKMLVLLLLLGPTGYGFGALVSQHPSRAICKSGASVTIQCRTVDLQAITMFWYHQFPEQGPLLIATSNMGSNATYEKGYNSAKFLISHPDQTFSSLVVRSVHPADSSLYLCAASDTALSRDQRPKQEPLQQPLSPTPPTAGKSPLEGVEGGKTTAFLTVRCVCACACAGTCVCVCVSVCLCGERMRGKKI, from the exons ATGGGTGGAGAACAGAAGATTGGGGGGCAAGGTCGCACCTTCCTTCAGAGAGGTGTGgtgccaggccagcagctgaagatGCTGGTGCTTCTGCTGCTTCTGGGACCCA CAGGCTACGGGTTTGGCGCCCTCGTCTCTCAACATCCCAGCAGGGCCATCTGTAAGAGCGGTGCCTCTGTGACCATCCAGTGCCGTACAGTGGACCTTCAAGCCATAACTATGTTCTGGTATCatcagttcccagaacagggcCCCCTGCTGATAGCAACTTCTAACATGGGCTCTAATGCCACCTACGAAAAAGGTTATAACAGCGCCAAGTTTCTCATCAGCCACCCAGACCAAACGTTTTCATCTCTGGTGGTGAGAAGCGTGCATCCTGCCGACAGCAGCCTCTACCTTTGTGCTGCTAGTGACACAGCGCTGAGCAGAGATCAGAGACCCAAACAAGAACCTTTGcagcagcccctctcccccaccccacccaccgcAGGGAAGAGCCCCCTGGAGGGTGTGGAGGGAGGAAAAACCACAGCCTTTCTGactgtgaggtgtgtgtgtgcctgtgcgtgtgcgggtacgtgtgtgtgtgtgtgtgtgtctgtgtgtctgtgtggagagagaatgagggggaaaaaaatctaa
- the LOC110257558 gene encoding uncharacterized protein LOC110257558 isoform X2 codes for MGGEQKIGGQGRTFLQRGVVPGQQLKMLVLLLLLGPSYGFGALVSQHPGRAICKSGASVTIQCRTVDLQATTMFWYHQFPEQGPLLIATSNMGSNATYEKGYNSAKFLISHPNQRFSSLVVRSVHPADSSLYFCGASDTALSRDQRPKQEPLQQPPSPTPPTPGESPLEGVEGGKTTVFLTVRWVCVCVCVWREKNGEKNLSMECGESLVFEN; via the exons ATGGGTGGAGAACAGAAGATTGGGGGGCAAGGTCGCACCTTCCTTCAGAGAGGTGTGgtgccaggccagcagctgaagatGCTGGTGCTTCTGCTGCTTCTGGGACCCA GCTACGGGTTTGGCGCCCTCGTCTCTCAACATCCCGGCAGGGCCATCTGTAAGAGTGGTGCCTCTGTGACCATCCAGTGCCGTACAGTGGACCTTCAAGCCACAACTATGTTCTGGTATCatcagttcccagaacagggcCCCCTGCTGATAGCAACTTCTAACATGGGCTCTAATGCCACCTACGAAAAAGGTTATAACAGCGCCAAGTTTCTCATCAGCCACCCAAACCAAAGGTTTTCATCTCTGGTGGTGAGAAGCGTGCATCCTGCCGACAGCAGCCTCTACTTTTGTGGTGCTAGTGACACAGCGCTGAGCAGAGATCAGAGACCCAAACAAGAACCTTTGCAGCAgccgccctcccccaccccacccaccccaggggaGAGCCCCCTGGAGGGTGTGGAGGGAGGAAAAACCACAGTCTTTCTGACTGtgaggtgggtgtgtgtgtgtgtgtgtgtgtggagagagaaaaatggggaaaaaaatctaagtatgGAGTGTGGAGAAAGTCTGGTGTTTGAGAACTAG
- the LOC110257558 gene encoding uncharacterized protein LOC110257558 isoform X1, with protein MGGEQKIGGQGRTFLQRGVVPGQQLKMLVLLLLLGPTGYGFGALVSQHPGRAICKSGASVTIQCRTVDLQATTMFWYHQFPEQGPLLIATSNMGSNATYEKGYNSAKFLISHPNQRFSSLVVRSVHPADSSLYFCGASDTALSRDQRPKQEPLQQPPSPTPPTPGESPLEGVEGGKTTVFLTVRWVCVCVCVWREKNGEKNLSMECGESLVFEN; from the exons ATGGGTGGAGAACAGAAGATTGGGGGGCAAGGTCGCACCTTCCTTCAGAGAGGTGTGgtgccaggccagcagctgaagatGCTGGTGCTTCTGCTGCTTCTGGGACCCA CAGGCTACGGGTTTGGCGCCCTCGTCTCTCAACATCCCGGCAGGGCCATCTGTAAGAGTGGTGCCTCTGTGACCATCCAGTGCCGTACAGTGGACCTTCAAGCCACAACTATGTTCTGGTATCatcagttcccagaacagggcCCCCTGCTGATAGCAACTTCTAACATGGGCTCTAATGCCACCTACGAAAAAGGTTATAACAGCGCCAAGTTTCTCATCAGCCACCCAAACCAAAGGTTTTCATCTCTGGTGGTGAGAAGCGTGCATCCTGCCGACAGCAGCCTCTACTTTTGTGGTGCTAGTGACACAGCGCTGAGCAGAGATCAGAGACCCAAACAAGAACCTTTGCAGCAgccgccctcccccaccccacccaccccaggggaGAGCCCCCTGGAGGGTGTGGAGGGAGGAAAAACCACAGTCTTTCTGACTGtgaggtgggtgtgtgtgtgtgtgtgtgtgtggagagagaaaaatggggaaaaaaatctaagtatgGAGTGTGGAGAAAGTCTGGTGTTTGAGAACTAG
- the LOC100622670 gene encoding uncharacterized protein LOC100622670 isoform X2, with protein MGGEQKIGGQGRTFLQRGVVPGQQLKMLVLLLLLGPSYGFGALVSQHPSRAICKSGASVTIQCRTVDLQAITMFWYHQFPEQGPLLIATSNMGSNATYEKGYNSAKFLISHPDQTFSSLVVRSVHPADSSLYLCAASDTALSRDQRPKQEPLQQPLSPTPPTAGKSPLEGVEGGKTTAFLTVRCVCACACAGTCVCVCVSVCLCGERMRGKKI; from the exons ATGGGTGGAGAACAGAAGATTGGGGGGCAAGGTCGCACCTTCCTTCAGAGAGGTGTGgtgccaggccagcagctgaagatGCTGGTGCTTCTGCTGCTTCTGGGACCCA GCTACGGGTTTGGCGCCCTCGTCTCTCAACATCCCAGCAGGGCCATCTGTAAGAGCGGTGCCTCTGTGACCATCCAGTGCCGTACAGTGGACCTTCAAGCCATAACTATGTTCTGGTATCatcagttcccagaacagggcCCCCTGCTGATAGCAACTTCTAACATGGGCTCTAATGCCACCTACGAAAAAGGTTATAACAGCGCCAAGTTTCTCATCAGCCACCCAGACCAAACGTTTTCATCTCTGGTGGTGAGAAGCGTGCATCCTGCCGACAGCAGCCTCTACCTTTGTGCTGCTAGTGACACAGCGCTGAGCAGAGATCAGAGACCCAAACAAGAACCTTTGcagcagcccctctcccccaccccacccaccgcAGGGAAGAGCCCCCTGGAGGGTGTGGAGGGAGGAAAAACCACAGCCTTTCTGactgtgaggtgtgtgtgtgcctgtgcgtgtgcgggtacgtgtgtgtgtgtgtgtgtgtctgtgtgtctgtgtggagagagaatgagggggaaaaaaatctaa